A stretch of the Flavobacterium sp. 5 genome encodes the following:
- a CDS encoding efflux RND transporter permease subunit, protein MNTFFVKHKNGLSSIIFLIILGGFFAYSKMQTSLFPEITFPKIKIIADAGQQPIDKMMITVTKPLENAIKKVQDLKTIRSTTSRGSCEISAFMDWKSDIDLSKTRIEAQINQIKNNLPPDTQITVEKMNPSILAVIGYAIEGKGKSAIELKKIANLTIKPFLSQIEGVSEIRIIGGKEKEYWLTLDFDKMTALGITPNAITQVMNETNFIKSNGYLADYRFLYLTITDAQVDKKDELENLVIRNNGKGIVTLKDIASVEIREAKEYIKVNANGKESVLVAVIKQPNSNLISLSSAMNDKVQDLKKILPSGISIKPFYEQARFVNDAVKSVTDSLLIGLFLAMIVAILFLKSVKASATILIIIPVTLGLTLIVLYLTGQTFNIMTLGAIAAALGLIIDDAIVVVEQIHRTHEEHPDEPTVILLQKAIHYLFPAMLGSSISTIVIFFPFVLMSGVAGSYFKVLTDTMIITLVCSFFVTWLLLPVVYLLLSKKEKIKTVTEKPSEIHEVKTQNWVAYFIERPIISIAFCVVLLLSIILIVPNLETGFLPEMDEGSIVLDYESPPGTSLEETDRMLNEVEKIIIQIPEVEAYSRRTGTQMGFFITEPNFGDYLIQLKKDRNKTSNDVIDEIRAKVEASQPALRIDFGQVIGDMLGDLMSSVAPIEVKIYGNNQAELHKIAKQVTAVVEKVKGTADVFDGIILAGPSINIKPNYSQLAQFGITPTNLQFQLQTALEGNVIGNLLENEQTIPIRLIYPYSEKRSLEDIKKLQLFLPTGQPVPITSLVDINLQKGVAEIERENLQTMSVVTGRLDNRDLGSVMQEIKTKVSNSIHLPSGYYIEYAGAYKEQQQSFKELLMILIASSLLVFGVILFLFRNFKVAIIIVLISVLGISGSYILLFLTGTALNVGSYTGIIMIVGIISENAIFTFLQFRETFMITGNVHQSLIYSISTRLRPKLMTALGAIIALLPLAIGIGTGSELHQPLAIAVIGGFIFAMPLLLVVLPSLLCFVFKNEKHL, encoded by the coding sequence ATGAATACTTTTTTTGTCAAACATAAAAATGGTCTGAGTTCCATTATTTTCCTTATAATTTTGGGCGGTTTTTTTGCTTATTCTAAAATGCAGACCAGCTTATTTCCCGAGATTACCTTTCCAAAAATAAAAATCATTGCCGATGCAGGCCAGCAGCCTATCGACAAAATGATGATTACCGTTACAAAACCACTGGAGAATGCTATAAAAAAAGTCCAGGATTTAAAAACCATTCGAAGTACAACAAGTAGAGGAAGTTGCGAGATTTCGGCTTTTATGGATTGGAAATCTGATATAGATTTGAGCAAAACAAGAATTGAAGCACAAATCAATCAGATAAAAAATAACCTTCCTCCGGATACACAAATTACGGTCGAGAAAATGAACCCATCAATTCTTGCCGTAATTGGCTACGCCATTGAAGGAAAAGGAAAATCGGCCATTGAACTCAAAAAAATTGCCAACTTGACCATCAAACCTTTTTTATCCCAAATAGAAGGTGTTTCTGAAATTAGAATTATTGGCGGTAAAGAAAAAGAATACTGGTTAACCTTAGATTTTGATAAAATGACAGCGCTTGGCATTACGCCAAATGCCATTACTCAAGTGATGAATGAAACAAATTTTATTAAATCTAATGGATATTTGGCTGATTACCGCTTTCTCTATTTAACAATTACTGATGCGCAAGTCGATAAAAAAGACGAATTAGAAAATCTGGTCATTCGCAACAACGGAAAAGGTATTGTTACTCTAAAGGACATTGCCTCGGTAGAAATTCGGGAAGCCAAAGAATATATAAAAGTAAATGCCAATGGTAAAGAAAGCGTCCTTGTAGCAGTTATAAAACAACCCAATTCTAATTTGATTTCACTTTCGAGTGCAATGAATGATAAAGTACAGGATCTAAAAAAAATCCTTCCAAGCGGTATTAGTATCAAGCCTTTTTATGAACAGGCCCGTTTTGTAAATGATGCTGTAAAAAGTGTTACAGATAGTTTACTCATTGGATTATTTTTAGCCATGATTGTTGCCATTTTATTTTTAAAATCGGTGAAAGCCAGTGCCACAATTCTGATAATTATTCCGGTTACTTTGGGTCTCACCCTGATTGTTTTGTATCTCACGGGACAAACTTTCAACATTATGACACTTGGAGCAATTGCTGCGGCTTTGGGTTTAATTATTGACGATGCAATTGTAGTTGTCGAACAAATTCATAGAACTCATGAGGAACATCCAGATGAACCCACTGTTATTCTTTTGCAAAAAGCAATTCATTATTTATTCCCTGCAATGTTGGGTTCATCGATAAGTACCATCGTTATTTTTTTTCCATTTGTATTAATGAGCGGCGTGGCGGGCTCTTATTTTAAGGTATTAACAGATACAATGATTATTACTTTGGTCTGTTCCTTTTTTGTAACCTGGCTGTTACTGCCTGTGGTTTATTTATTGCTTTCCAAAAAAGAAAAAATAAAAACAGTGACAGAGAAACCAAGCGAAATCCATGAAGTAAAAACTCAAAATTGGGTGGCTTATTTTATTGAAAGACCAATAATAAGTATTGCTTTTTGTGTTGTTTTACTACTTTCAATTATACTGATAGTACCCAATTTAGAAACTGGTTTTTTACCCGAAATGGATGAAGGCAGCATTGTTCTTGATTATGAAAGTCCGCCAGGCACATCATTGGAAGAAACGGACAGAATGCTCAATGAAGTAGAAAAAATTATAATTCAAATTCCGGAGGTAGAAGCCTACAGCCGAAGAACAGGTACCCAAATGGGATTTTTTATTACCGAACCCAATTTTGGTGATTATTTAATTCAGTTAAAAAAAGACAGGAACAAAACCAGTAATGATGTTATTGATGAAATTAGAGCAAAAGTAGAAGCATCACAACCCGCTCTACGTATCGATTTTGGTCAGGTCATTGGCGATATGTTGGGCGATCTGATGAGTTCCGTAGCACCGATAGAAGTTAAAATTTATGGAAACAATCAGGCTGAATTACACAAAATAGCAAAACAGGTTACTGCTGTTGTTGAGAAAGTAAAAGGAACAGCCGATGTTTTTGACGGAATTATTTTGGCAGGACCATCAATAAATATTAAGCCCAATTATTCCCAATTGGCCCAATTTGGAATAACGCCAACTAATTTGCAATTTCAACTGCAAACCGCCTTAGAAGGAAATGTTATAGGGAATTTATTAGAAAATGAACAAACAATTCCCATTCGATTAATTTATCCATACTCAGAAAAAAGAAGTCTAGAAGATATTAAAAAACTGCAATTGTTCTTACCTACAGGACAACCTGTACCCATTACTAGTCTTGTAGATATAAATCTGCAAAAGGGAGTGGCCGAAATAGAACGAGAGAACCTTCAAACAATGAGTGTTGTAACGGGTAGATTAGATAATCGGGATTTAGGAAGTGTGATGCAGGAAATTAAAACCAAAGTGTCAAATAGTATCCATCTTCCCAGCGGATATTATATCGAATATGCTGGAGCTTACAAAGAACAACAACAGTCTTTCAAAGAATTATTAATGATTTTAATAGCTTCCTCTTTATTGGTTTTTGGTGTTATTTTATTTTTATTCAGAAATTTTAAAGTAGCAATAATTATAGTTTTGATCTCTGTTTTAGGAATTTCCGGAAGCTATATTTTGCTTTTTTTAACTGGAACAGCTTTAAATGTCGGAAGCTACACCGGAATTATTATGATTGTTGGAATTATCAGTGAGAATGCCATTTTTACTTTTCTACAATTCCGTGAAACTTTCATGATTACCGGAAATGTACATCAATCATTAATTTATTCCATTTCAACAAGGTTACGCCCCAAATTAATGACAGCATTGGGTGCTATTATCGCTTTATTACCTTTGGCAATAGGAATTGGAACAGGATCAGAATTGCATCAGCCACTCGCTATTGCTGTAATTGGCGGTTTTATATTCGCTATGCCTTTGCTCTTAGTAGTATTACCGAGTCTATTGTGCTTTGTTTTTAAAAATGAAAAGCACTTATAA
- a CDS encoding efflux RND transporter periplasmic adaptor subunit produces the protein MKKTFSICLLITVFFISCKDNPSVETPTDVRVPVTLTSIDTTDLQSYIDLNATATYLVKNVIKANTTGYLNSVNVATNDFVANGQELFSIKSREAKVLGNSINKIDPTLGFGGAIKVLSNTSGIVTMVNAQQGDYVQDGDALVTINDTKSFAIVLSLPFELKKYISVGQQLSVVLPDNSTRMATVQKFSPTVDATSQTQNVILKINGKQDIPENLIVKVRANKTSDSKSISVPKAAVLSDETQTNFWIMKMINNNTAIKVPVKKGIETEDKVGILSPNLSSKDKILLTGNYGVGDTIKVKIVKNESR, from the coding sequence ATGAAAAAAACATTTTCTATCTGTCTACTAATTACAGTTTTTTTTATTTCCTGTAAAGATAATCCATCCGTTGAAACGCCAACAGATGTTCGCGTTCCGGTAACTTTAACCTCAATTGATACCACAGATCTGCAAAGTTATATCGACCTAAATGCAACGGCTACTTATTTGGTGAAAAATGTCATTAAAGCCAATACAACGGGCTATTTGAATTCTGTAAATGTGGCAACCAATGATTTTGTAGCCAATGGTCAGGAATTATTTTCGATAAAATCACGTGAGGCCAAAGTGTTAGGGAATTCCATTAATAAAATAGATCCAACTTTGGGCTTTGGCGGAGCAATTAAAGTACTTTCGAACACCAGTGGAATTGTGACGATGGTCAATGCGCAGCAAGGCGATTATGTGCAGGATGGCGATGCTTTAGTGACTATAAATGATACTAAAAGTTTTGCAATCGTTTTGAGTTTGCCTTTTGAGTTAAAAAAATACATTTCGGTTGGTCAGCAGTTAAGTGTTGTTTTACCTGATAATTCTACAAGAATGGCGACAGTGCAAAAATTTTCTCCTACAGTTGATGCCACTTCGCAAACGCAAAATGTGATTTTGAAAATAAATGGTAAACAAGATATTCCAGAGAATTTAATTGTAAAAGTTCGGGCAAATAAAACGTCTGATTCTAAAAGTATTTCAGTACCTAAAGCAGCAGTTTTGAGTGATGAAACTCAAACCAATTTCTGGATAATGAAGATGATTAACAACAACACTGCTATAAAAGTCCCTGTAAAAAAAGGAATTGAAACCGAAGACAAAGTAGGAATACTTTCTCCGAATTTATCAAGTAAAGATAAAATACTGCTAACGGGTAATTATGGAGTTGGAGATACAATAAAAGTCAAAATTGTTAAAAACGAATCAAGATGA
- a CDS encoding TolC family protein: MKLRICLIFVLLSIRSFSQEKDLHYFIEKAQTNSPLITDFNNQIKSAAIDSLLNRSNYKPQISANLNANYAPVINGYGYDTAITNGQSVSGLVGINQKIIGKNIANSQAESFKILKESLILNKRIALKDLNKVIIDQYITAYGSAEQIVYNQKMITLLNNGANTLKKLTQNSIYKQTDYLIFLSTVKQQELQVLQLKQQYQNDLGILNYLSGETDTTFVNLTKPDINLKTILSPEKTIFFKQFEVDSLKIVNQSKLIDNVYKPTLALLGDAGYLSSFEYQPYKNFGFSVGLGLSIPIYDGNQRSLQHQKNEQAIATNLAYKSHFNKQYQQQLLMLNQKLKQTADTGNQLQSQLQITDALIEADKKLLLSGDAQITDFVIAIGNVITLNNLVSQNRINKLLLINEINYWISND; this comes from the coding sequence ATGAAATTAAGGATTTGCCTCATTTTTGTTTTGCTAAGTATCAGGTCTTTTTCGCAAGAAAAAGACTTACACTATTTTATTGAAAAGGCACAAACCAATTCGCCTTTAATTACCGATTTCAACAACCAAATAAAATCTGCTGCTATAGATAGTTTATTGAACAGATCGAACTATAAACCTCAAATATCTGCAAACCTAAATGCAAATTATGCTCCGGTTATAAACGGATATGGTTATGATACCGCTATAACTAATGGACAATCCGTATCTGGTTTGGTAGGGATTAATCAAAAAATAATTGGTAAGAATATTGCAAACTCACAGGCGGAAAGCTTCAAAATTTTAAAAGAGAGTTTGATTTTAAATAAAAGAATCGCTCTCAAAGATTTGAATAAAGTAATCATCGACCAATATATTACAGCTTACGGAAGCGCCGAACAAATAGTCTATAATCAAAAAATGATTACACTGCTGAATAACGGTGCTAATACACTGAAAAAGTTAACCCAAAATTCTATTTATAAGCAAACCGATTATTTAATTTTTCTTTCAACGGTAAAGCAACAAGAATTACAAGTTTTGCAACTCAAGCAACAATATCAAAATGATTTAGGAATACTGAATTATTTGTCTGGCGAGACCGATACCACTTTTGTGAATTTGACAAAACCGGATATCAACTTAAAAACGATTTTAAGTCCTGAAAAAACTATTTTCTTCAAGCAATTTGAAGTTGATAGTCTGAAAATTGTCAATCAAAGTAAGCTAATTGATAACGTATATAAGCCAACATTGGCCTTGCTTGGCGACGCGGGTTATTTATCTAGTTTTGAGTATCAGCCTTATAAGAATTTTGGGTTTAGTGTTGGATTAGGTTTATCAATTCCCATTTATGATGGAAATCAAAGATCATTGCAGCATCAAAAAAACGAACAGGCCATAGCCACTAATTTGGCTTATAAAAGTCATTTCAATAAGCAATACCAACAACAATTGCTGATGCTTAATCAGAAATTGAAACAAACGGCGGATACCGGAAACCAATTGCAATCTCAACTTCAAATAACAGATGCACTTATAGAAGCAGACAAGAAATTATTGCTTTCCGGTGATGCCCAAATCACCGATTTTGTTATTGCAATTGGAAATGTTATAACGCTCAATAATTTAGTTTCCCAAAACAGAATCAACAAACTGCTGCTTATTAACGAAATCAATTATTGGATTTCTAATGACTAA